Proteins encoded in a region of the Planococcus citri chromosome 1, ihPlaCitr1.1, whole genome shotgun sequence genome:
- the LOC135844477 gene encoding uncharacterized protein LOC135844477 isoform X2, giving the protein MASKCVIIFALFVSICVIRVNSHPIPNSGSSLAEAKTSTSWNLLLALAFTISCAILVFGCLSCCKQRAGFKEFRNPESNANSVGLDFVNPLQEVINQQPSRYSIFSSFVSSASTSSKQPESVVTFEPLPRVLPNKSNPRLPQFNVYTDGVGVSQDWLGDKDFPRDQLHYLRECGQGWFGKVVEGEARGIVANSNKIHRVFVRILKEDASPSEQAFFLREAKPYRDLNHANVLRLLGRCLENVPFLLVFEACSNGDLKSYLKQNIGNRDALVYQGVILRMAIDIASGLSYMLQHTFVHTDIAARNCLVGADLKVKVGDYGISLQNYKEEYYFNGDIALPIRWCAPETLKCTETTIEPQQVTGASCIWSYGVLLWELEEWAELPYKELSNDEVISRVFGSEGLRLPCPSMRTPFTKEIYEIMKECWKDYVDRPSFIHVINALSALLHRFKNKDFDSRWHLSKPNSIPVTDNDDDKSNRRRLALASKSDNDSGIDLDNPKLSKGLSLQQLQQSSSGSPRHRVMNDEYSSGDSPASSRRYSNSSTADLFSSPVSMKHHRSPSLENLHGSLDNICSGRRGDDVFEYAGGSGSGGGEFSWYPREAYQQRRDSDSSSTVRSGKEQKLNFRLGLVSNTDSDVLWNNHQLFQPDSLIEDNSLTRRIDSLGTDTEDEMWRRRIERGEFTEKVKEKSKSVADLMILTHIDCSESSESDSLPSFHSRQSSFKSTRRGSKSNVVATASSLMNSLSFGSESNLPVVEKDQQFQETLKKIQIAKISGTAGGDLEDSLSYMSLQTSANLPSVASKDGAGGSKGGHFLADEASKKRSSQISSQISRENVAEASGSGADNKLPVVCAAETSDEGAAAAGQKSKSDESNFLVDEARSCARTTEDRVADVNANDSSENANDDEDLSPVNDPTTASISYDVLYSSSSSSSSSSSESCASNDDSDASSSANDLDSVVIGPSESHTLEFFKGLKTTLVDAANAKPSAQEAQPEDSKEPSEDVQYEESPRTLNDFLNECDDYFYKCDEDIRRGPETRFRTQYCDYCFAKCHFSNNECLRCCKDRCLDDNCSCESFDNLEKFRSGDCATLNSCPFQSDDSGRGTDQINSGDGSSDKSLEGSISVQMNEVKNRLEDVIAKFVADDSDDNCSSLEEDKEATQVVNEIIEIEELPDDQTVDNELECSVKIEEPMEDENGAISRRGSSFATSEEYEVSLSVDEDTCVKLQSQVSEDSGNCPSVLDSKSATASDSPTTDSGNFVKVEQLFFSVDPKLEKEMEQLKSSTENNIDQENSDLQQRRSFSPDEIEENVDDEQHPKEAYEISDILEGLCEPISLPYSINEEDDGEGDEDSSESSWLPSPIDDDYRRRLDMDEKFVELIRNELLEKLPNTSSSTLAIVEPQEEASSDENPRITIEYNTYPSQLSPILEEEEEEYSSLSSIRSMCSSDEDVDVDGGGDGSDSDSEDCSTSKKYFLPEDDVLIVNTLTNEASIVDKSDSKSATLASFLKPKLNETYEIEENEDDTIEIADNLDSDSVPTPDSLSPGTSSKTGAHLSYSSSESGNLSDVFLSPSSSKNFDEFDEKSSSCDTRHLNTPENTLLYPSSSNKNDYQKAITNIDELLKNSREFRDNSAAATAAINEFIDPVQCVRDDSWIKSFFLPYHDTCSLVEFNSMSDISESECKSLPADFKSENWPPMDELCDSNDRTPTNEQEKPIAVEPYDSADTTIDVDQIDSTDPKSETHRENDEAGIHSSNNFDSTRTKVKNSLALFGNTSKQIRNFHVSLVKDDNYAFVSKTSPTSPKNIVDSYVANSNQSSEKTWKPPLNAFLNSQNLDNFGLKEINVNDLMSTSFIECGSQDGSIDQDDIKSDTESEDGEEQCTNDEFEWKKTNEDDNANEEKFHHDSEDENGNDVDDNDDDDDDEDDEELADFVPYSWNIGAVPQKSALKNEEKIKGVKKNVSFKKQKYHCVYEYPKDETNYVRTYDEILQDRMLGLWSLDRDNLYADYSSFSDWELDDCEESQTCSDDLMPYPGLPTTVTSKGNSVSTKLGFYTIGAYDLDASIKLTSAIEDNPSTYYLSSPGSSSVPSPTTTTSSSSSIPLSNDTRNEETTISEKCNPFKELNLNAKGIENGSKVGDDYVDLPSPGLGELKHTKNRLKLDLSGNASARNEDKRSTTTITNAKEEPDENVNDEDAENNAFNYGLNFKSCDISPVVELPKSLTSASVA; this is encoded by the exons GAATTCAGGAATCCGGAATCAAATGCCAACAGCGTCGGATTGGATTTTGTTAATCCGCTGCAAGAGGTGATCAATCAGCAACCATCGAGATATTCGATCTTTTCGTCGTTTGTCAGCAGCGCGTCGACGTCGTCCAAGCAACCCGAATCCGTGGTCACCTTCGAACCATTGCCCAGAGTTTTGCCGAATAAAAGTAATCCAAGGTTACCGCAATTCAACGTTTACACTGACGGAGTTGGCGTTTCTCAAGATTGGCTTG GTGACAAAGATTTCCCTCGAGACCAACTGCATTATCTTCGAGAATGTGGCCAAGGATGGTTCGGCAAG GTGGTGGAAGGCGAAGCTCGTGGCATCGTGGCAAACAGCAATAAAATCCACCGAGTGTTCGTTAGAATACTGAAAGAAGACGCAAGCCCGTCTGAGCAAGCTTTCTTCCTTCGAGAAGCCAAACCATACAGAGATCTAAACCATGCCAATGTGCTCAGATTGCTAGGCCGGTGTTTGGAGAATGTGCCTTTCTTGTTGGTTTTCGAAGCTTGCTCGAAT GGTGATTTGAAGAGTTACCTCAAACAGAACATTGGTAATAGAGATGCATTGGTATATCAGGGTGTTATTTTAAGGATGGCCATCGATATCGCCAGTGGATTAAGCTACATGTTACAACATACCTTCGTCCATAC CGACATAGCGGCTCGAAATTGCTTGGTTGGTGCCGATCTCAAAGTTAAAGTCGGCGATTACGGGATAAGTTTGCAAAATTACAAG gaagAATATTATTTTAACGGCGATATCGCTCTACCAATTAGATGGTGCGCTCCAGAAACTTTGAAATGTACTGAAACCACCATAGAACCACAACAG GTTACTGGAGCGTCGTGTATATGGAGTTATGGAGTTCTGCTGTGGGAACTAGAAGAATGGGCGGAATTACCGTATAAAGAATTATCTAACGATGAAGTAATTAGTCGAGTTTTCGGTAGCGAAGGATTGCGTTTGCCGTGTCCCTCAATGAGGACTCCATTTACCAAGGAAAT atacgAAATAATGAAAGAATGTTGGAAAGACTACGTGGATCGGCCCTCGTTTATTCACGTTATCAACGCATTGTCGGCGTTATTGCACCGATTCAAGAATAAAGATTTCGACTCCAGATGGCATTTGTCGAAACCGAACTCGATCCCAGTTACCGATAACGATGACGATAAGTCAAACAGACGGCGACTCGCACTAGCCAGCAAAAGCGACAACGATTCGGGTATCGACTTGGATAATCCGAAACTATCTAAAGGTCTATCTCTGCAGCAGTTACAACAGTCCAGCTCCGGTTCACCTAGACATCGAGTCATGAACGACGAATACAGCAGCGGAGATTCGCCAGCGTCTTCGAGGCGATACTCAAACAGCTCTACCGCTGATTTATTCTCATCTCCGGTTTCCATGAAGCATCATCGGTCGCCtagtttggaaaatttgcacGGTTCTTTGGATAATATTTGCTCGGGTCGGCGCGGAGACGACGTTTTCGAATATGCTGGTGGCAGCGGCAGTGGCGGCGGCGAGTTTTCTTGGTACCCCAGAGAAGCGTACCAACAACGCAGAGATAGCGACAGCAGCAGCACCGTTAGATCTGGCAAAGAGCAGAAGCTGAACTTCCGACTGGGACTGGTGTCGAATACCGACTCGGATGTGCTTTGGAATAACCATCAGCTCTTCCAGCCGGACAGTTTGATCGAAGATAACTCATTGACGAGAAGAATCGACTCGTTGGGAACGGATACCGAAGACGAGATGTGGCGCAGACGCATAGAACGAGGCGAATTCACCGAAAAGGTTAAAGAAAAATCGAAGAGCGTCGCCGATTTGATGATCTTGACGCATATCGACTGCAGCGAAAGTAGCGAATCGGATTCGTTGCCTTCGTTTCACAGCCGCCAAAGTAGTTTCAAGTCAACCCGTCGAGGGTCTAAAAGTAACGTGGTCGCGACCGCGTCCTCGTTGATGAATAGTTTGAGTTTCGGCAGCGAAAGCAATCTACCGGTTGTCGAGAAAGATCAACAGTTCCAGgagacgttgaaaaaaatccaaattgccAAAATCAGCGGCACAGCAGGCGGTGACCTGGAAGACTCGCTGAGCTACATGTCGTTACAGACGAGCGCCAATTTACCTTCTGTTGCGAGTAAAGACGGCGCCGGCGGTTCCAAAGGTGGCCATTTTTTAGCCGATGAAGCCTCGAAAAAACGTTCTTCGCAAATTTCTAGTCAAATTAGTCGTGAAAATGTGGCCGAAGCGAGCGGTAGCGGCGCCGATAACAAGTTACCAGTGGTATGTGCGGCTGAGACGAGCGACGAGGGTGCAGCAGCGGCAGGCCAAAAATCCAAATCAGACGAGAGTAATTTTTTAGTCGATGAAGCTCGATCGTGTGCGCGTACAACGGAGGATAGGGTGGCCGACGTAAACGCAAACGATTCGAGCGAGAATGCCAACGATGATGAAGATTTATCACCCGTCAACGACCCAACGACCGCCTCTATATCGTACGACGTCCTCTACTCGTCCTCCTCGTCCTCATCTTCCTCGTCATCCGAGTCGTGTGCGTCGAACGACGACTCGGACGCGTCATCTAGCGCCAACGATCTCGATTCGGTGGTGATAGGGCCTTCGGAAAGTCACaccttggaatttttcaaaggtcTGAAGACCACGCTAGTCGACGCTGCCAATGCCAAACCGAGCGCTCAAGAAGCCCAGCCCGAAGATAGCAAAGAACCCAGTGAAGATGTCCAGTACGAAGAATCGCCTCGTACGCTCAACGATTTCCTCAACGAATGCGACGATTATTTCTATAAATGCGACGAAGATATCAGAAGAGGCCCAGAAACTCGTTTTCGAACCCAGTATTGCGACTATTGCTTTGCCAAGTGTCATTTCAGCAACAACGAGTGTCTGAGATGTTGTAAAGACCGATGTCTGGATGATAATTGCTCTTGCGAAAGTTTCGATAATTTGGAGAAATTCCGCAGCGGCGACTGCGCGACCCTGAATTCGTGCCCTTTCCAGTCAGATGATTCGGGCCGAGGCACTGATCAGATTAACAGCGGAGACGGCAGCAGCGATAAGTCGCTCGAAGGTTCGATTTCGGTGCAAATGAACGAGGTAAAAAATCGCCTGGAAGACGTAATTGCCAAATTCGTAGCTGACGACAGCGACGATAACTGCTCCAGTTTGGAGGAAGACAAAGAAGCAACTCAAGTTGTCAACGAAATCATCGAAATCGAAGAACTACCCGATGACCAAACTGTCGACAATGAACTCGAATGCTCAGTGAAAATAGAAGAACCGATGGAAGATGAGAACGGCGCCATATCCAGACGAGGATCGTCGTTCGCCACTTCCGAAGAATACGAAGTCTCGTTGTCAGTTGACGAAGATACCTGCGTCAAGTTGCAATCGCAAGTATCCGAGGACTCGGGTAACTGCCCCTCCGTGCTTGATTCCAAATCTGCCACAGCTTCCGACAGTCCGACCACAGATAGTGGAAATTTCGTCAAAGTCGAACAGCTGTTCTTTTCCGTCGATCCGAAACTAGAAAAGGAAATGGAACAGTTGAAATCCTCTACCGAAAACAACATCGACCAAGAAAACTCAGATTTGCAACAAAGACGCAGTTTTTCTCCAGATGAAATCGAAGAAAATGTTGACGACGAGCAACATCCGAAAGAAGCGTACGAAATTAGCGATATTTTGGAAGGCCTGTGCGAACCTATCTCGTTACCGTATTCGATCAACGAGGAAGACGATGGCGAAGGCGATGAAGATTCGTCAGAGTCCAGCTGGCTACCTTCTCCGATCGACGACGATTATAGAAGACGTTTAGATATGGATGAGAAATTTGTCGAACTTATTCGAAACGAATTACTCGAAAAGTTACCGAACACGTCGTCGTCGACTTTGGCTATCGTTGAACCGCAGGAAGAG GCATCGTCGGATGAAAACCCCAGAATCACTATCGAGTACAACACGTATCCTTCGCAGCTGTCACCAATtctggaagaagaagaagaagaatactCTTCACTATCGTCAATCCGTTCAATGTGCTCCAGTGACGAAGATGTGGATGTCGACGGCGGTGGCGATGGCAGCGACAGCGACAGTGAGGACTGCTCAACATCTAAAAAATACTTCTTACCCGAAGACGACGTTCTAATAGTGAACACTCTTACCAATGAAGCGTCTATCGTCGACAAAAGCGATTCGAAATCAGCCACATTGGCATCGTTCTTGAAACCGAAACTCAACGAAACGTACGAAATCGAAGAAAACGAAGACGATACGATAGAAATCGCTGATAATCTGGATTCAGACAGCGTTCCAACTCCGGATAGCCTTTCACCAGGCACTAGTAGTAAAACTGGAGCTCATTTGTCGTATTCGTCTTCGGAATCTGGTAATCTATCGGATGTATTTCTATCTCCCTCGTCGTCGAAAAACTTCgacgaatttgatgaaaaatcctcGTCATGCGATACCAGACATCTGAACACGCCGGAGAATACGCTGCTGTATCCGAGTTCGTCGAATAAAAACGATTATCAGAAGGCCATCACCAATATCGACGAACTGCTGAAGAATTCACGCGAATTTCGTGATAATTCGGCGGCAGCTACCGCCGCGATTAACGAGTTCATCGATCCGGTTCAATGTGTCCGAGATGATTCTTGGATTAAGTCGTTCTTTTTACCTTATCACGATACGTGTTCGTTGGTCGAATTTAACAGCATGTCCGATATCTCCGAATCGGAGTGTAAATCGTTACCTGCCgattttaaatctgaaaattggccCCCGATGGACGAACTGTGCGACTCTAATGATCGAACTCCGACTAACGAACAAGAAAAACCGATTGCAGTTGAACCTTATGATAGCGCAGATACTACGATAGATGTAGATCAAATCGATTCGACTGATCCAAAATCAGAAACTCATCGTGAAAATGACGAAGCTGGCATTCACTCATCCAATAATTTCGATTCGACTCGAaccaaagtgaaaaattctttaGCTCTGTTCGGCAACACCAGCAAACAAATTCGCAACTTCCACGTATCATTGGTAAAAGACGACAACTACGCGTTTGTTTCCAAAACCTCTCCTACTAGTCCGAAAAACATTGTCGATTCGTACGTTGCCAACTCGAACCAAAGTTCAGAGAAAACGTGGAAACCTCCTCTAAACGCGTTCCTCAATTCgcaaaatttggacaattttggtcTGAAAGAAATCAACGTAAACGATTTGATGTCCACTTCTTTCATCGAATGTGGTAGTCAAGATGGATCTATCGATCAAGATGATATTAAATCTGACACCGAGTCTGAGGACGGTGAAGAACAATGTACCAACGATGAATTCGAGTGGAAG aaaactAACGAAGACGATAACgctaatgaagaaaaattccatcacGATTCCGAAGACGAGAACGGTAACGATGTTGACGATaatgatgacgacgatgacgacgaagatGACGAAGAGTTGGCTGACTTTGTACCATATTCGTGGAATATTGGAGCTGTTCCGCAGAAATCCGCTCtcaagaatgaagaaaaaatcaaa GGTGTCAAGAAGAACGTCTCGTTTAAAAAGCAGAAATACCACTGCGTTTATGAGTATCCCAAAGATGAAACCAATTACGTTCGAACTTACGATGAAATACTTCAAGATCGTATGCTCGGATTGTGGAGTTTAGACAGAGATAACTTATACGCAGATTATTCATCATTTTCGG ATTGGGAACTGGATGATTGCGAAGAGTCACAGACCTGTAGTGATGATCTGATGCCTTATCCAGGTCTACCAACCACGGTTACTTCTAAGGGCAATAGTGTTTCTACAAAATTAGGATTCTATACAATTGGTGCCTATGACTTGGATGCTTCTATCA AATTAACTTCAGCTATCGAAGATAACCCTTCGACGTATTATTTATCTAGTCCTGGATCGTCCAGTGTCCCATCGCCGACGACCACCacctcctcctcttcctccaTTCCTCTCAGCAATGATACACGTAACGAAGAAACCACAATTTCTG aaaagtgcaatcCTTTCAAAGAGTTGAATTTGAATGCCAAAGGAATAGAAAATGGATCAAAAGTTGGCGACGACTACGTCGATTTACCATCTCCCGGCCTCGGCGAACTGAAACATACgaaaaatcgtttgaaattaGATTTGAGCGGAAACGCCAGCGCCAGAAATGAAGATAAACGAAGTACAACAACTATTACCAACGCTAAAGAAGAACCGGATGAAAATGTGAACGATGAAGATGCTGAGAATAACGCTTTTAATTACGGGCTTAACTTCAAATCGTGCGATATATCTCCAGTGGTTGAATTACCCAAATCTTTAACATCGGCTAGTGTAGCCTGA